The following is a genomic window from Flavobacteriales bacterium.
TATCTTCGCGCCCCAGCGAACCCCGGCCATGAGCAACGCCACCTTCCACGTTCCCGTCCCCAAGAACGAACCCGTCCTCAGCTACGCCCCCGGCACCCCCGAGCGCGCGGCGCTGCAGGCCGAGATGGACCGCCGCCTGAGGACGATCATCGATGCACCCATGTGGATCGGCGGCCAGGCCGTGCTCACCAAGGACCTGCGGAAGATGAGCCCGCCGCACAAGCACGCACACAAGCTGGGCATGGCCCACTTCGGCGATGCGAAGCATGTGCGTGCCGCCATCGACGCCGCCCTGAAGGCCAAGCGCGATTGGGAGCATATGCCCTTCACGGAGCGAGCCGCCATCATGCTGAAGGCCGCCGACCTGATCGCTGGTCCGTACCGTGCCAGCATCAATGCCGCCACCATGTTGGGCCAGGGCAAGAACGCCTTCCAGGCCGAGATCGACAGCGCCTGCGAGTTCGCCGACTTCCTCCGCTTCAACGTCGCCTATGCGCAGCAGATCTACAACGACCAGCCCATCAGCTCGCCCGGCGTGTGGAACCGCCTGGAGTACCGCGCGCTCGAGGGCTTCGTGTTCGCCTTGACGCCCTTCAACTTCACCGCCATCGCCGGCAACTTGCCCGCCAGCTGCGCCCTCATGGGCAACACCGTGGTGTGGAAGTGCGCCGACACCCAGGCTTACAGCGCCCAGGTGATCATGGAGATCTTCAACGCCGCCGGGCTGCCCGGCGGGGTCATCAACCTCATCCACGTGGACGGTCCCACCGCGGGGGAGGTCATCTTCAAGCACAAGGACTTCGCCGGCATCCACTTCACCGGCAGCACCAAGGTGTTCCGCCACATCTGGCAGACCATCGGCAACAACCTGCCCCTGTACCGCAGCTACCCCCGCATCGTGGGCGAAACGGGCGGCAAGGACTTCGTGCTCGCGCATCCCACGGCCGACCCCAAGGTGGTGGCCACCGCGCTCAGCCGTGGCGCCTTCGAGTTCCAGGGGCAGAAGTGCAGTGCCGCCAGCCGCGCCTACATCCCCGAGAACATCTGGCCGCAGGTGAAGAAGGAGCTGCTCGCCGACCTCGCCGAGATGAGGATGGGCGACCCGCGCGACTTCCGGAACTTCATCGGCGCCGTGATCGACGAGAAGGCCTTCGACAAGATCGCCGGCTACATCGATGGGCTCAAGAAGGACAGGAAGAACGTCACCATCATCGCCGGTGGCAAGGCCGACAAGAAGACCGGCTACTTCATCGAACCCACCGTGGCCGTCGCGAAGGACCCGAAGAGCGTGACCATGTGCGAGGAGATCTTCGGGCCCGTGCTCACCATCTACGTGTACAGCACCAACCGCTGGATGGACACGCTGAAGCTGGTGGATAGCACCGGCGAGTACGCGCTTACGGGCGCCGTGATCAGCAACGACCGCGCGAGCATCGTGCAGGCCACCCAGGTGCTGCGCCATGCCGCCGGCAACTTCTACATCAACGACAAGCCCACCGGGGCCGTGGTGGGGCAGCAGCCGTTCGGTGGCGCACGCGGCAGCGGCACCAACGACAAGGCCGGCAGCTACCTCAACCTGATCCGCTGGGTGAGCCCGCGGACCATCAAGGAGACCTTCGTGCCGCCCACCGAGCACGGGTATCCGTTCCTGGGGTAAGGCTGTCCACGATCGATCGTTGATCGCGGACCGGTCGGCCTCACCGGGCCTCCCAAGCCACCATGCCACCTTCGCAGGGTGAAGGAGAAGCTGAGCCGCCTGCTGCCCAATAGCCTGCGCAACCGCTACGGCGTGGCCGTCCTGGTCCTGTTCGCGTGGATCGCCTTCTTCGACGAGTACGACCTGTGGACCACCTTCAAGTTGCGCCGCCAATTGGCCCGCATGAAGAGCGAACAGGCCTGGTACCAGGAACAGATCGGCGTCACCCGGCAGCACCTGCACCAGCTGACCAGCGACAAGCAGCTGCTGGAGAAGTTCGCCCGGGAGCGCTACCTCATGAAGCGCGACAACGAGGAGATCTTCGTGCTGGTGCCGGCCGAGGATTGACGCGCTAGAAGCGCGCGGCCACGCTCACCGTGATGCTGGTGTTGTCCTGCACGGGGCCATGGATGCTGTCGTAGATGGCGTCCACGCCGTGGAAAGTGCGCACCTCGGACCGCGCCCACACCTCGTCCACCACGCGCACATCGCAGCCCAGGGAATAGCCCATGGTGGTGAAGCCATGAACGGTGCCGGTGGAGAGGATCACCTGGTCCGGATCGGCATAGTGCTCAGCCCGGGCCACGAGCCTGACGCGATCGCCCACCTGCCGTCGCACGATGAGCAACGGCGTCCACCAGGCCTCCAGGGGCCCCGCGCCGCGGGCCTCCTGCACCCCGACGTCCACGCCCGCCTGCACGCCCCAGGCACCCCGGGTCCACGTGCCGAAGAGGTTGCTGAAGGCGCGGAAAAGCCCCAGGCTGTCCGGCACGTCGCTTCCGGCGAAGGTGCTCCAGTTCAGGGAAAGGCCGTCCTTCGGCCTCCACACGAGCTGCGTGCCCAGGCACGGGGTATCGTTCTGCACCCGACGGATGCGCTGCCAGCCGTTGAGGTACACGGCCGCCACCTCCCACTCGGGATGGGCGCTCCAGGTGAGCTTCGCTCCGCTCATGTAATAGGGCGAATTCTCTGCGGCGATGCTCCGCGTCAAGGTCCAGTTGTCGATCCCGATCGCGCTCTCCAGGCCGATGTGCGAGGGCATGATCCCGGCGTCGAGCCATAGGGTGCGACGGCGGTCCAGCGCCAGCCCCACCCGGGCTTCGAACACATGGCGCAGCAGGTCGGGCTCGGCGATGAGGTTGGCCTGCGCATAGGTGCCGGCCATCACGCCCAGGGCCGCCCGGGTCCGCGGTCGGTCATAGGCCACCTGCAGCAGGCCCAGGTTGAGGTCCACCTCGCTGTGCCGGTCGTACTGATAGAGGAAGCGGGGCCGTTCGTCGTCGCGGCTATGCCCGAAGTCATAGGCGAAATACACATCGACGAACGCAGCCACCCGCAGGCCGCGAAGCGCGGTGCTGTCGCCCGGGCCCACCGCGTGCGCCGAGGCGCCGGCCAGAAGCCCGATCACCAGGCAGGCCGTCCGTGTGGCCCGCACCACCGGAGGCGCCGCGGTGCAGGTGCGGTCAATGGTGATGGCTTCCGGGCCCATGCACATGGCCATGTGCGATCTCGTCCGCGGTGGCCTCACGCACATCGGTGATCTCCACCTTGAAATGCAGGGTGACACCCGCCAGCGGATGGTTGCCGTTCAGCACCACCTCACCGTCCTTGACCTCCACCACGCTCCATACCCGGTTGTCCGGAGTTTGGAACTGCATGCCTTCCTCGACGGTCTGCGAGCCGAAACGGTCCATCGGCACGCGCTGCAGCAAGGAGTGGTCCAATTCGCCGTAGCCCTTGCCCGGCTGCACCACCACGTCCATCGCGTCGCCCTTGACGCGCCCCTCCATCTGCTCCTCCAGCCCCGGTACGATGTTCCCGGCACCATGCAGGTAAGCGAAGGCGTCACGGCCCGCACTGGTATCCAGTAGCACGCCGTCCGGATCGTTGAGGGTGTAATGGAACGAGACCACGGAGTGCTTGCCGATCTGCATGGGGTTTGGATGAGGGGGCAAGGTACGCCGCGCCCCTTGAGCGAAGGCCGCCCCTCGTCAGGGCCGGGCCCGTCATCCTCGGGCCGATGCGCCCTGTAGGCCGCTGCTGTTCAACGCTTCTCGAACCGGGCGGTGCGCACCAGCGCACCATCGGACACGCTCACCATGTAGAGGCCCGGAGCAAGGCCGGAGACATCAACTCCGTCGCCATGGACCGGTGCCGGCACCGCGCGGCCAAGGGCGTCCAGCATCCGAACAGCCGCGATGGAGACACCCGGGGCCAGCCGAAGCCACAGCACCTCCGAGGCCGGATTGGGGTACACCCGGAACGCGGCCTCCGCGGCGACCTCCGACAGGCCCACGGTTGAACAGTCCAGGGTAGTGGCCAAGCTGCTGTTGCGCGCCGTCACGAAGCTCTTAAGGCCCCGGATGGTCTGCTGGCCACCTCCCCCCCCACCGCCACCCTGGACGGTGATGTCCGAAGTGATGTTGGTCGTGAACTGGGCCAGGGTGTACTGTTTGTTCGGATCGGCCGCCACGTGGGGCTGGATCATGGTCGCAAGCGAGTCGATCCTGGGGTCGAGGTATCCGTTGGTGAAGTTCTCCTTGGCCCAGCAATACTCGTTCAGGTAGTCCGTGCGGAACGACTCGATCGCCATCAGCCGGGTCATCAGGGGGCGGTTCGCGGCCATATACGTGGGTGAAAGCGTCAGGGCGTTCTGTCCTTGCGCGGGATAGCTCCCGAAGGCCATGTTCGCGTCCCAATGGACCCACTGCCACTCATCGTTGGTGGCATCGTGGTACAGGTAGTAGTTGCGCGCGCTCTGGATGTACGCGTCCAGGTTGCCGAACAGGTTGTCCAGCGCCAGGGAGCGGAGCAGGTCATGCCAGTTCCACCGGGGCGGGAAATTGGTCTCCAGGTAGGCGTCCGGTGCGTTGTTCAGCATGTCCAGCAGATCGAGCAGGTCGGACCAGTCGTTCACCGTCTCGTTCGTCTTCAGCTCGTACCGGGCGACATAGTCCGCCTGGTCGGTGCCATACCATTTCATGTCCGCTTCTGCAGCACCCCCGCCTCCGCCGCCGCCCATCCCGAAGTTATCCGCCGCCTTGAAGAGGTTGCCGGCGTCATCGTCGATGTGCCGGTCCAGGAACTCTTTATCCACGGCCTCCACCAAGTTGTAGAAGCCCCACAGCGTGCCGTTCATGTGGATGTTGGCGTACTGCACACGCGGAGCGCGGATGCCCTGCTCCTGGCAATAGTCAAAGAAGATCTTCTCCCGCATGAAGGTGGGGTCGCTCCAACAGTTGTTGAAGTGGAGCTTGCGCATGCCGTGGAACTTCTGGTCGATGAAGTCATTGAAATCGAGCTTGAACGACTTCTTGTCGCCCGGGTGGCTGTAGCTGCTGTTGCCCTTTAACGCTACGGACACGCTGTCGTAGGTCCAGGTCCCGGTCTGGTCGGTGATCGTCACACTGCCCATGAGCTCCTCCCCCTGGTCGTTGTTGTGGTAAGTGACCAGCGTGGTCCAGAAGTCCGGGTCGCTGAAAGTGAGGTGCACCTCCACCACCTGGTCCACATCGAAGAGGCTGTCGCTGGGAGCGGTCTGGGAGAGGAGGGCGGTGGCGGCGAACGCGGCCGAAAGGGTGGTCAGAAGGCGCATATGGGAGTGGTGCGGACGGACCGCAAGGTGTGTGAAGACAGTGTTAAGTCAAGGGGGTTTGATCGGTCTCCTCGACGGAACGGGTCGTGGGCATGACCAAGCTGTCGATCACGGGGTCGGACATCGGTTGAACGCCGAACTTCGCCCCAATGGCAGAGACGAAGCTGTTCCACGCCTTCCCCCCCGCCACGCGCGAGCAATGGGAGACCGTGATCAAGAAGGAACTGAAGGACCGTGAGCTTGCCTCGCTGAACGTGCAGGTGGACAGCGCGGTGCTGCCCCCCTTCCACATGGCCGGAGAAGGTGCGCCGAGCGGTGGCCGGCGGCGTAGTGTGAAGCGCAATGGCAACCCGTGGCGCGCCACCATCGGCGTGGACGCCACCAATGCCGATGCCAACGACACGCTGCTCGAAGGCCTCATGGGCGGTGCCGACGCGGTGGAGGTGTATGGAAAGCTCAGTGGTCTTTCCCCCATACTGGACGATGTGCTGCTGGGCGGCGTCGACCTGCAGGTGGACGGGGAACCGGGCCTGCTCGGACTGCTGCTGGAACGCGCCGAGGAGCAGCAGGTGGCACCCACCGACCTCAGCCTCTGCCTGGGACTGCCGCACGATGCGAATGTCAGTGAACTACGGGACCGCATCGCGAAGCACCCGCGCATCCGCCTGTTCAGTGTGAGCGATGGGGCCTGTAGAGACACACAGGAAGCCCTGCAACAAGGCCGCACGCTGTTGCAGCGGATGCTCGACCAAGGCTTCACCATCGACGATGCCTGCGCACGGATCCAGTTCCGCCTGCACCTCGGCGATGACCTGTTCAAGGAATCCGCCCGGTTACGCGCCTTCCGGGAGGCATGGGCCGGCCTGGTCGCCGCATCGGACCCGAAGCAACATTGCTCGCACAACACCTGGATCCAGGCCGTCGTCGCCTACCCTGCTGAAACGTCATCGGCCC
Proteins encoded in this region:
- a CDS encoding peptidylprolyl isomerase is translated as MQIGKHSVVSFHYTLNDPDGVLLDTSAGRDAFAYLHGAGNIVPGLEEQMEGRVKGDAMDVVVQPGKGYGELDHSLLQRVPMDRFGSQTVEEGMQFQTPDNRVWSVVEVKDGEVVLNGNHPLAGVTLHFKVEITDVREATADEIAHGHVHGPGSHHH
- a CDS encoding septum formation initiator family protein: MKEKLSRLLPNSLRNRYGVAVLVLFAWIAFFDEYDLWTTFKLRRQLARMKSEQAWYQEQIGVTRQHLHQLTSDKQLLEKFARERYLMKRDNEEIFVLVPAED
- a CDS encoding porin, whose amino-acid sequence is MGPEAITIDRTCTAAPPVVRATRTACLVIGLLAGASAHAVGPGDSTALRGLRVAAFVDVYFAYDFGHSRDDERPRFLYQYDRHSEVDLNLGLLQVAYDRPRTRAALGVMAGTYAQANLIAEPDLLRHVFEARVGLALDRRRTLWLDAGIMPSHIGLESAIGIDNWTLTRSIAAENSPYYMSGAKLTWSAHPEWEVAAVYLNGWQRIRRVQNDTPCLGTQLVWRPKDGLSLNWSTFAGSDVPDSLGLFRAFSNLFGTWTRGAWGVQAGVDVGVQEARGAGPLEAWWTPLLIVRRQVGDRVRLVARAEHYADPDQVILSTGTVHGFTTMGYSLGCDVRVVDEVWARSEVRTFHGVDAIYDSIHGPVQDNTSITVSVAARF
- a CDS encoding CotH kinase family protein, with the protein product MRLLTTLSAAFAATALLSQTAPSDSLFDVDQVVEVHLTFSDPDFWTTLVTYHNNDQGEELMGSVTITDQTGTWTYDSVSVALKGNSSYSHPGDKKSFKLDFNDFIDQKFHGMRKLHFNNCWSDPTFMREKIFFDYCQEQGIRAPRVQYANIHMNGTLWGFYNLVEAVDKEFLDRHIDDDAGNLFKAADNFGMGGGGGGGAAEADMKWYGTDQADYVARYELKTNETVNDWSDLLDLLDMLNNAPDAYLETNFPPRWNWHDLLRSLALDNLFGNLDAYIQSARNYYLYHDATNDEWQWVHWDANMAFGSYPAQGQNALTLSPTYMAANRPLMTRLMAIESFRTDYLNEYCWAKENFTNGYLDPRIDSLATMIQPHVAADPNKQYTLAQFTTNITSDITVQGGGGGGGGQQTIRGLKSFVTARNSSLATTLDCSTVGLSEVAAEAAFRVYPNPASEVLWLRLAPGVSIAAVRMLDALGRAVPAPVHGDGVDVSGLAPGLYMVSVSDGALVRTARFEKR
- the pruA gene encoding L-glutamate gamma-semialdehyde dehydrogenase, with product MSNATFHVPVPKNEPVLSYAPGTPERAALQAEMDRRLRTIIDAPMWIGGQAVLTKDLRKMSPPHKHAHKLGMAHFGDAKHVRAAIDAALKAKRDWEHMPFTERAAIMLKAADLIAGPYRASINAATMLGQGKNAFQAEIDSACEFADFLRFNVAYAQQIYNDQPISSPGVWNRLEYRALEGFVFALTPFNFTAIAGNLPASCALMGNTVVWKCADTQAYSAQVIMEIFNAAGLPGGVINLIHVDGPTAGEVIFKHKDFAGIHFTGSTKVFRHIWQTIGNNLPLYRSYPRIVGETGGKDFVLAHPTADPKVVATALSRGAFEFQGQKCSAASRAYIPENIWPQVKKELLADLAEMRMGDPRDFRNFIGAVIDEKAFDKIAGYIDGLKKDRKNVTIIAGGKADKKTGYFIEPTVAVAKDPKSVTMCEEIFGPVLTIYVYSTNRWMDTLKLVDSTGEYALTGAVISNDRASIVQATQVLRHAAGNFYINDKPTGAVVGQQPFGGARGSGTNDKAGSYLNLIRWVSPRTIKETFVPPTEHGYPFLG